The proteins below are encoded in one region of Rhododendron vialii isolate Sample 1 chromosome 7a, ASM3025357v1:
- the LOC131334159 gene encoding uncharacterized protein LOC131334159, producing MKMSDLSPSPSVLSPSPSDDSSYDDSPYLSEYLFKWNVWDIRAFVLLSMFLHCFLFACASERRRTNKTWLLTLISSAYFLADWVAPYTIGLISVRLSKICDSNRASLNECPFKIPDENLWNSLFKCSPHGYESPHGYESPYGYGYKSLLEYECRRGYESYQYAVTTWYLRLWAPFLLLHLGGPDNVTSLSAEENNMWLQQLIRLISQIVSTILIFIRFAPYFGFNWTSHLIFLAGTIRCMERVHSLYLARSGGLKESSATRVKLQAGPDFEILSEAQRAMREANLPTQVERVQLPPKKFKPHSPIVRDVELVFDIDNDELDQKSLLQFALCFYNNFKGLFFGRVTYSHEQRHFTRNFFLRRSSRDAFKLAEIELSFIHKDLHTKTGTPHVDGNPLARIITFLLISVAAFGLYRIGEIGSLVDSGISYALIFGALIIEIVSLLMVLLSGRNVIAFNYYNLVRPIANAMVNTRKWSEYFSKCNFICYYLHHRTPRQMSFIAEFLFIGPALEAWKLKRTVTSVTVSKPLKDKIYTELKTRSELAQNVEIATKICSQRGDWILMQRSCYSKLKWSLGEVEYGHSFLLWHIATDLVCYNAKDCDNDASIGDRQFCKDISEYLLYLFLAKPTMIAPAAGNSVKIFQDTSLEAKRLFRKRSITDHDQACQAILSVNTDFKPAILKGDASESVLFDACILAKQLAGFNADKRWSLMSGVWMELLTYAAFHSKGTDHAHQPGQGGELLTFVWLLMNHLGLGKQFQQERVRTGYRVRVKK from the coding sequence ATGAAGATGTCAGATCTTTCCCCAAGTCCTTCAGTTCTTTCCCCAAGCCCCTCAGATGATTCCTCATATGATGATTCCCCATATCTCTCAGAATATCTGTTTAAGTGGAATGTATGGGATATCCGGGCGTTTGTGCTCTTGAGTATGTTTCTTCATTGCTTCTTATTCGCATGTGCATCCGAAAGAAGACGCACAAATAAGACTTGGCTGCTGACACTCATCTCTTCAGCTTACTTTCTCGCCGACTGGGTCGCTCCATATACAATCGGACTCATCTCTGTAAGACTCAGCAAAATTTGTGATTCTAACAGAGCCAGTCTCAACGAATGTCCTTTTAAAATCCCAGATGAGAATTTGTGGAATTCCTTATTTAAATGTAGCCCTCATGGATACGAAAGTCCTCATGGATACGAAAGTCCTTATGGATATGGATACAAAAGTCTTCTTGAATACGAATGTCGTCGTGGATATGAAAGTTACCAATATGCGGTTACCACTTGGTATTTAAGATTGTGGGCACCATTTCTCCTGCTCCACCTCGGTGGCCCTGATAATGTTACGTCTCTTTCCGCTGAAGAAAATAATATGTGGCTTCAGCAATTGATTCGGCTGATTTCGCAAATCGTGTCAACTATCCTTATTTTCATCCGATTTGCGCCCTACTTCGGATTCAATTGGACttcacatctgatttttttggcGGGAACCATAAGATGTATGGAGCGAGTACATTCTTTATATTTAGCTCGCTCTGGAGGCTTGAAAGAATCCAGCGCCACTCGAGTAAAGCTGCAAGCCGGGCCTGACTTTGAAATACTTTCTGAGGCACAACGGGCAATGAGAGAGGCCAACCTCCCCACCCAAGTGGAGCGTGTGCAGTTACCTCCGAAGAAATTCAAGCCTCATTCTCCGATTGTACGGGATGTGGAATTAGTATTCGATATTGATAATGACGAACTGGACCAAAAATCATTGCTGCAGTTCGCCCTTTGCTTCTACAACAACTTCAAGGGACTCTTTTTCGGACGAGTCACTTACAGCCACGAGCAACGTCACTTCACTCGCAATTTCTTTCTCAGAAGAAGTAGCCGTGATGCTTTTAAGTTGGCAGAAATTGAACTTAGTTTCATACATAAGGATCTCCATACCAAGACTGGAACACCACATGTCGATGGCAACCCATTAGCGCGTATTATTACCTTCTTGTTAATCAGTGTTGCAGCTTTCGGATTATATCGGATAGGGGAGATAGGTTCATTAGTTGATAGCGGCATCAGCTATGCCTTGATCTTTGGAGCTTTAATCATCGAGATTGTCTCTCTCCTAATGGTCCTATTGTCAGGCAGGAATGTAATTGCATTCAATTACTACAACTTGGTAAGACCTATTGCTAATGCAATGGTCAACACGCGCAAGTGGTCAGAATATTTCTCAAAGTGCAATTTCATTTGTTATTATCTTCATCACAGAACCCCACGTCAAATGAGTTTTATAGCAGAGTTTCTATTCATTGGGCCTGCTCTGGAGGCTTGGAAACTCAAAAGAACAGTCACCTCAGTTACCGTTTCGAAGCCTTTGAAGGACAAGATTTATACAGAGCTGAAAACGAGATCAGAGCTAGCGCAGAACGTAGAAATTGCAACAAAGATATGTTCACAAAGGGGAGATTGGATTCtcatgcaaagatcttgttatagTAAACTCAAATGGAGCCTTGGAGAGGTTGAGTATGGACATAGCTTCTTGCTATGGCACATTGCTACGGATCTTGTATGCTATAACGCCAAAGATTGCGATAACGATGCTTCGATTGGCGACCGCCAGTTCTGTAAGGATATTTCAGAGTACCTGCTATATCTTTTTCTGGCAAAGCCCACCATGATAGCTCCAGCTGCTGGTAACTCGGTAAAAATCTTTCAGGACACGTCCCTAGAGGCTAAGAGATTATTTCGCAAAAGATCAATAACAGACCATGACCAAGCCTGTCAAGCGATTCTTTCTGTGAATACCGATTTTAAACCAGCTATTCTGAAAGGAGATGCAAGCGAATCTGTGTTGTTTGATGCATGTATACTTGCGAAGCAGTTGGCGGGATTCAATGCAGATAAGCGGTGGAGTCTAATGAGCGGGGTATGGATGGAATTGCTTACTTATGCTGCATTCCATTCTAAAGGGACTGACCACGCACATCAGCCGGGCCAGGGAGGTGAGCTTCTTACTTTTGTTTGGTTATTGATGAACCACTTGGGTCTAGGTAAGCAATTCCAACAAGAGCGTGTGCGGACTGGATACAGAGTGCGTGTCAAAAAATAA
- the LOC131332546 gene encoding homeobox-leucine zipper protein ATHB-40-like produces MSSSKTAELKRKRRKSNVGGRVKNGSINQEQLTRLECSFGESSKLDFERKQGLAYELSLDPRQVEVWFQNRRAPWFWGRALDKQYVKLKMEHNSTVAEKCRLETEKQVENKSDKPMKSNF; encoded by the exons ATGTCAAGCTCAAAAACCGCCGAattgaagaggaagaggaggaagagcaATGTAGGAGGCAGGGTGAAGAATGGGAGCATTAATCAAGAGCAATTGACTCGGCTGGAATGTAGTTTCGGAGAGAGTTCAAAATTGGACTTTGAGAGGAAGCAAGGGCTGGCTTACGAGCTCAGTCTGGATCCACGGCAAGTAGAAGTTTGGTTCCAGAACCGAAGGGCCCCCTGGTTCTGGGGAAGAGCCTTGGACAAACAATACGTCAAACTAAAGATGGAGCACAACTCCACTGTCGCCGAGAAGTGCCGCCTTGAAACAGAG AAACAAGTGGAAAATAAATCCGACAAGCCCATGAAGAGCAATTTTTGA
- the LOC131332548 gene encoding uncharacterized protein LOC131332548 — translation MGEEFLHSTAAGDWEEIADLLFEELIAMGFVEPFEEKVKGDFNVCSVKPDIRSALLKIAHARGFFDSEGNPTASSRRAWLEKTKQGSLQHLSKFSNHDKLLTLFNINENCLDFPSRWLSKTKDIAVIHLGNWSSSSTDNYIEVEYPDFLKYLHDAKLLRCLSLNGICGITQLPDSISKLDHLNILDLKSCRDLEKLPKEIGMLRKLTHLDMSGCYLLDEMPEGLASLSELRVLKGFIIFSSRKGTKQCTLGDLVKLEKLRKLSLSADKETTGENGELNCLSEFQSLRILAISWIAPIPDPQSKPIEKLNGTSVASPSLPASLEKLDLRCWPSSLMPIWIKPNELNSLKKLYVWMVKMCRKAFAYANYTSRGV, via the coding sequence ATGGGAGAGGAATTCCTCCATTCCACTGCTGCAGGAGATTGGGAGGAGATTGCGGATCTGTTGTTTGAAGAGCTAATTGCCATGGGATTCGTTGAGCCCTTCGAAGAAAAGGTCAAAGGAGACTTCAATGTATGCTCGGTAAAGCCAGATATTCGATCAGCTTTGCTCAAAATAGCACATGCTAGGGGCTTCTTCGATTCAGAAGGCAACCCCACTGCCAGTTCTCGCAGAGCATGGTTGGAGAAAACCAAACAAGGGTCATTACAACATCTATCCAAGTTCTCAAATCACGACAAGCTCCTGACTTTATTCAATATCAACGAGAATTGCCTCGACTTCCCGAGCCGCTGGTTATCAAAGACGAAGGACATCGCAGTGATTCATCTGGGAAATTGGAGCAGTAGTTCCACAGACAACTACATTGAAGTAGAGTACCCagatttcttaaaatatttgcaCGATGCAAAACTCCTGAGGTGTTTGAGCCTCAATGGGATCTGTGGAATCACACAGCTTCCAGATTCCATTTCCAAATTAGACCATCTCAACATATTGGACCTGAAATCTTGCCGGGATTTGGAGAAGTTGCCCAAGGAGATAGGTATGCTCAGAAAGCTAACGCACTTGGACATGTCCGGCTGTTACCTACTGGACGAAATGCCTGAGGGACTTGCTTCGCTTTCGGAGCTCCGAGTTCTCAAGGGATTCATTATTTTTAGCTCAAGGAAAGGCACTAAGCAGTGCACACTCGGTGATTTGGTGAAGTTGGAGAAGTTGAGGAAACTCAGCCTCTCTGCCGACAAAGAGACCACAGGAGAAAATGGAGAGCTAAACTGCTTATCAGAGTTTCAATCATTGCGAATATTAGCAATATCGTGGATTGCACCAATTCCTGATCCCCAATCGAAGCCAATCGAGAAGCTCAACGGCACGAGTGTGGCGTCCCCATCGCTTCCTGCTAGCTTAGAGAAATTAGACTTGAGGTGTTGGCCTTCGTCGTTGATGCCCATTTGGATAAAGCCAAATGAACTCAACAGCTTGAAGAAACTTTACGTATGGATGGTCAAGATGTGTAGGAAAGCTTTCGCGTATGCAAATTATACAAGCAGAGGTGTCTAA